The window GACCCGGCCCAAGGCGCCCAAGGTCTGGGAAGGCGATGAGATCGCCCGCGTCGTGCCAGTGATTGAGCGGCTGGCGGCGGCGGGGGTGTCCGTGTCGATCGACACGCGCAAGGCCGCCGTGATGGAGGCTGCGCTCGCCGCCGGGGCGAAGGTCATCAACGACGTGAGCGCGCTGGCCCATGACCCCCGCGCGATGGAAGTGGCCGCTATGGCGAGCTGCCCCGTCATCCTGATGCACGCGCCCTCCGCTGGCGATGATCCGCACGACAATCCCAGTGGCTATGGCGATGTCGTCGCCGATATATTCGATATGCTGGAAGCGCGCATTGATGCCTGTGTCGCTGCCGGCATTGCGCGGGAAAGGATCATGGTCGATCCGGGCCTTGGCTTCGGCAAGTCGCTGGCTGACAATCTGGCGCTGGTAAATGGTCTGGCGACATTTCAGGGGCTGGGCGTGCCACTGCTCTTTGCCGGAAGCCGCAAGCGGCTGATTGGAGCGCTGTCCAACGAGGCTCCCGCGGCTGATCGGCTGGGCGGCTCCATCGCACTTGCCTTCCGCGCCGCGCAACTGGGCGCACAGATGGTGCGGGTGCATGATGTGAAGGAGAGCGTACAGGCCCTGCACCTGTGGCGCGGCCTAGCCGATGCAGGATTAAGCGCGTTTTAGCGTGAGCGGAGGTCCGTCCTCCGCTTCTTCCAACGACCCTATTGAGCCGTGCCCGCCGCATTTGCCGCAGCGCCCTGCGCAGTTCCACCCTCTGCCGTTTCCGCCCTGGGCGCGAAAATGCTCAGGCTGTCCAGTACCTTCTCGGCTATTGCCTGATATTGTTCGCTCAGCATCTCGGGATAGCCGAACGTCGCCGTTACGATCGCGCCGCTGGGCTGGCGCAGCAGGCGCACGGCGACATTATTACCTTCGCCGTCATTCGCGGTGCCGCGATATTCATTGTCGCCGATATAGTCGCCATCGACGCCTTCTGAACTCCTGCTCAGGGCCGAAACCGCCTGTTGGAGCGTCTGCCCATCTTCGTCGGGTTTCCAGAATATGCGGACGTCAGCGCCAGCGCCGGGGTCCCGATATACCACGCCATCCGCATCGCTGGCGGACGCGTCTCGTTCCCAGCCTTCCGGGAAGGTGATTGAAAAGCCGCGATCGACATTCACATAGTTGCGGCTCTCTTCGCTCTCGGCCCTGTCCGCGGCGACCGCCTTGGCAGCGGCGGCGTTGGCGGCAGCAGCCAGTTCCTCTTGGCTGGGCATATCCTCGACCGGTTCGGCGCGCCCGCAGGCGACCAGTAGCAGGATGGGAAGGCAGGCGACGAGGCTGGAGCTTTTCATGCCCGATCCAAAGCATAGCCAGCGCGACATTTCAACGCTGCAACGGTGCGGCGCGCAAAGGAT of the Sphingobium herbicidovorans genome contains:
- the folP gene encoding dihydropteroate synthase, with translation MPSPIGVPEGSAARMGNGLIWFQAYELSAFDGARRMLRETVPVAGFAEAIAGLPDPLAERAQRLAANTSATRPPLTLGDRTIRFDAPQVMAILNVTPDSFSDGGKHMDDPQAAAEAGFAMAAAGAALIDVGGESTRPKAPKVWEGDEIARVVPVIERLAAAGVSVSIDTRKAAVMEAALAAGAKVINDVSALAHDPRAMEVAAMASCPVILMHAPSAGDDPHDNPSGYGDVVADIFDMLEARIDACVAAGIARERIMVDPGLGFGKSLADNLALVNGLATFQGLGVPLLFAGSRKRLIGALSNEAPAADRLGGSIALAFRAAQLGAQMVRVHDVKESVQALHLWRGLADAGLSAF